The following are from one region of the Cupriavidus sp. D39 genome:
- a CDS encoding MBL fold metallo-hydrolase: protein MMQTRTVGDLKVTRILEYAGPTHDPAFLFPDIDRSVLDANAGLMAPHHWIPHMNKLIVTIQFWVVYAGSHIIVVDTGVGNFKPRAGIARMNMLNTLVREWMIAAGAPPEKVTHVVMTHLHADHVGWNTTWQDNRWVPTFPNARYYLPKDDFVFCEQGRNKEPGVVDVFGESFFDSVMPVVDAGLAEMIEPGREIADCLQVEAAAGHSPGQVAFRVRSRGEEAIFCGDILHSPLQIVRPDVNSGYCIRPDLARSTRLTFLNQAADTGALVLPVHFGEPYCGYVRRQGQGFRFEPAGW, encoded by the coding sequence ATGATGCAAACGCGCACCGTCGGCGACCTGAAGGTCACCCGTATCCTCGAATATGCCGGTCCCACGCACGATCCGGCCTTCCTGTTCCCAGACATCGACCGCTCGGTCCTGGATGCGAATGCCGGCCTGATGGCGCCGCACCATTGGATCCCTCACATGAACAAGCTGATCGTGACGATCCAGTTCTGGGTGGTGTACGCGGGGAGCCATATCATCGTCGTCGATACCGGCGTGGGCAACTTCAAGCCGCGCGCGGGCATCGCACGCATGAACATGCTCAACACCCTGGTGCGCGAATGGATGATTGCGGCCGGGGCGCCGCCGGAGAAGGTCACCCACGTGGTCATGACGCACCTGCATGCCGACCACGTCGGCTGGAACACCACTTGGCAGGACAACCGCTGGGTGCCCACCTTCCCCAACGCCCGCTACTACCTCCCCAAGGACGACTTCGTCTTCTGCGAGCAGGGCCGCAACAAGGAGCCGGGCGTGGTGGACGTGTTCGGCGAATCGTTCTTCGACAGCGTGATGCCGGTGGTCGACGCGGGGCTGGCCGAGATGATCGAGCCGGGGCGCGAGATCGCCGATTGCCTGCAGGTAGAGGCCGCCGCCGGCCACAGCCCGGGGCAGGTCGCGTTTCGGGTCCGTTCGCGCGGCGAGGAGGCAATCTTCTGCGGCGACATCCTGCACAGCCCGCTGCAGATCGTGCGCCCGGACGTGAACTCCGGCTACTGTATCCGCCCGGACCTTGCCCGCAGCACGCGCCTGACCTTCCTCAACCAGGCCGCAGACACCGGCGCGCTGGTGCTGCCGGTGCATTTCGGCGAGCCGTATTGTGGCTACGTGCGGCGCCAGGGCCAGGGCTTCCGCTTCGAGCCGGCGGGCTGGTAG
- a CDS encoding EAL domain-containing protein — protein MLDSLSDGFMSIDRSWRFTYLNHTAERYLQQERQNLLGRDIWQCYPDLVDSGYYRVYQQTATTGLPGRHTDYYAPLDTWFEARSFAHDDGITVLFRDVTREHEHAALLEFEASHDYLTGLPNRRKCMEALSGAVAEAASADFTHGASLAVLFIDLDHFKEVNDAFGHAVGDDLLRGFAKRLVAILAPEFFAARVGGDEFVLLLRNTTESTAEAFAHAVLSELAMPFEACGRSVSLSASIGIALLREAPESAEALLSRADTAMYAAKSSGRFQVRAYDGALDRGMRDRLALRMDLREAFAANQFELHFQPQIALADASPIGAEALLRWRHPERGLLMPHAFLDVLLESPYEGALVEWLLNAVCQHIGAWRQLGVSIPRISLNLSARQLLCGGLTDMILRIARAYEVSPAMLDIEVTEDSLVSDIEKATSVLAALKLAGISTSLDDFGSGYSSLGYLVRLPIDTLKIDKSFVRALVDSEKASAIIRSIVGLARSLGMKTIAEGVECQRQAAELKDAGCDAIQGYLVSRPLDSEAFAEFMLRV, from the coding sequence ATGCTTGATAGCCTGAGCGATGGATTCATGTCGATAGACAGATCGTGGCGCTTCACCTATCTCAACCATACAGCTGAACGATACTTGCAGCAGGAGCGGCAAAACCTGCTGGGACGCGACATCTGGCAGTGTTACCCGGACTTGGTGGACTCCGGCTACTACCGCGTCTATCAGCAGACGGCGACAACTGGACTCCCCGGTCGGCATACTGACTATTACGCACCGCTCGACACCTGGTTTGAGGCTCGCTCATTTGCCCACGACGATGGCATTACGGTACTCTTCCGTGACGTCACGCGCGAACACGAGCACGCGGCGCTGTTGGAGTTTGAAGCTAGTCACGACTATCTGACTGGTTTGCCCAACCGGCGCAAGTGCATGGAAGCGCTATCAGGCGCGGTCGCTGAGGCTGCTTCAGCAGATTTTACGCATGGTGCTTCCCTGGCGGTGCTGTTTATTGACCTGGACCATTTCAAGGAAGTCAACGATGCGTTCGGTCATGCTGTCGGCGATGATCTGCTGCGCGGCTTTGCGAAAAGGCTAGTCGCAATTCTCGCACCTGAATTTTTCGCCGCGCGCGTAGGGGGCGACGAGTTTGTTCTGCTGTTACGCAATACGACCGAAAGCACGGCAGAAGCGTTCGCGCATGCAGTGCTCAGTGAGCTCGCAATGCCATTCGAAGCATGCGGAAGATCCGTCTCCCTGTCGGCTAGCATTGGCATCGCGCTACTGAGAGAAGCGCCGGAATCAGCCGAGGCATTGCTGAGTCGTGCCGACACGGCCATGTACGCAGCGAAGTCATCTGGCCGATTTCAGGTGCGCGCGTACGATGGCGCACTCGACCGGGGCATGCGTGACCGCCTTGCCTTGCGCATGGATCTTCGTGAGGCGTTTGCCGCGAACCAGTTCGAGCTTCATTTCCAGCCTCAGATAGCACTCGCGGATGCTTCCCCAATCGGTGCTGAGGCGCTTCTTCGCTGGCGTCATCCTGAACGAGGATTGCTGATGCCGCACGCATTCCTGGATGTGTTACTTGAGTCCCCATATGAAGGCGCCCTCGTCGAATGGCTACTCAATGCAGTTTGCCAGCATATCGGTGCATGGCGACAGCTGGGTGTATCCATACCGCGGATCAGCCTCAATCTGTCGGCTCGGCAACTTCTCTGTGGGGGACTTACAGACATGATTCTCCGTATCGCGAGGGCATACGAAGTCTCCCCCGCAATGCTCGACATTGAAGTCACGGAGGACAGTCTGGTGAGCGATATCGAAAAGGCAACGTCCGTTCTTGCCGCGCTGAAGCTAGCCGGCATATCCACATCGCTGGACGACTTCGGCTCTGGATACTCCAGTCTCGGCTATCTGGTCCGACTGCCCATCGACACTCTGAAGATCGACAAGTCGTTTGTTCGAGCGCTGGTTGATTCGGAGAAGGCGTCGGCGATCATCCGAAGCATTGTCGGTCTCGCTCGTTCGCTGGGAATGAAAACAATCGCGGAAGGCGTCGAGTGCCAACGCCAGGCGGCGGAGTTGAAGGATGCCGGATGCGATGCCATTCAGGGCTATCTAGTCAGCCGCCCGCTTGACTCGGAGGCCTTTGCGGAATTCATGCTGCGTGTGTGA
- a CDS encoding NYN domain-containing protein translates to MDHQARQDRRSTQAQDHVGRTASRRRPRGYEAEGVDMRIGIDVASLAFKKQVDQIVLIAGDADFVPAAKQARREGIDFILDPMWQAIPEGLQEHIDGLRSTCPRPNRGRQALQPGKAVPLADPQGPEAGEV, encoded by the coding sequence TTGGACCATCAGGCCCGACAAGATCGCCGATCTACTCAAGCGCAAGATCACGTTGGACGAACTGCATCCCGACGACGTCCGCGTGGATACGAAGCAGAAGGGGTCGACATGCGCATCGGCATCGACGTCGCGTCCCTAGCGTTCAAGAAGCAGGTCGACCAGATCGTGCTCATAGCGGGCGATGCGGATTTCGTACCGGCCGCCAAGCAGGCGCGGCGCGAAGGCATTGATTTCATCCTCGACCCGATGTGGCAGGCGATTCCTGAAGGCCTGCAAGAACATATCGACGGACTGCGCTCAACCTGCCCACGACCCAATCGCGGGCGTCAAGCCTTACAGCCGGGGAAGGCCGTACCGCTGGCAGACCCCCAAGGGCCCGAGGCGGGCGAAGTCTAG
- a CDS encoding DNA-binding protein — MTASPASTPPMPSEAAPDAALQATLAADVATLRAQFPDTRALYREVCALLFFRYGITPTANKLYGLVRKGSMGTPTEVLAQFWQDLRDKMHVTIAHPELPDALKAIAANAVQSIWQAANEAAAGELAALRAEARLQASEAQAQRDQARAAVVVAEQETAAVQADFDAAQQARAALQGELEAERQAHAAARARHEEGVRQVEALERQLLELRTQFSAELERTREQVAVAQERASATERRALREIDQERTLRQKGEQALADLRAELAAVQARAQDAAVAGAEARARLQAERDTLSRQLAETEQALGRGQAAQDGLRAQLETAVRRAERADAQATATRRLATTRRQVPATKTKLKFKAGPA; from the coding sequence ATGACCGCCAGCCCCGCATCCACGCCGCCCATGCCCAGTGAGGCCGCTCCCGACGCCGCCCTGCAGGCCACGCTCGCCGCCGACGTGGCCACGCTGCGCGCGCAGTTCCCCGACACCCGCGCGCTCTACCGCGAGGTCTGCGCCCTGTTGTTCTTCCGGTATGGCATCACGCCCACCGCCAACAAGCTCTACGGCCTGGTGCGCAAGGGCAGCATGGGCACGCCCACCGAGGTGCTGGCGCAGTTCTGGCAGGACCTGCGCGACAAGATGCACGTGACCATCGCGCACCCCGAGCTGCCGGACGCCCTCAAGGCGATCGCCGCCAATGCCGTGCAGTCGATCTGGCAGGCCGCCAACGAGGCCGCCGCCGGCGAACTGGCCGCGCTGCGGGCCGAAGCGCGGTTGCAGGCGAGCGAGGCGCAAGCGCAGCGCGACCAGGCGCGGGCCGCGGTGGTGGTGGCCGAGCAGGAGACGGCGGCAGTGCAGGCAGACTTCGATGCCGCCCAGCAGGCGCGCGCGGCGCTGCAAGGGGAACTGGAAGCCGAGCGCCAGGCCCACGCGGCCGCGCGGGCGCGTCACGAGGAGGGCGTACGCCAGGTCGAGGCGCTCGAGCGGCAGTTGCTGGAGCTGCGCACCCAATTCTCGGCGGAGCTGGAGCGCACCCGCGAGCAGGTGGCCGTCGCGCAGGAGCGGGCCAGCGCCACCGAGCGCCGCGCGCTGCGCGAGATCGACCAGGAGCGCACGTTGCGCCAGAAGGGCGAGCAGGCGCTCGCGGACCTGCGTGCTGAGCTGGCGGCGGTGCAGGCGAGGGCGCAGGACGCCGCCGTCGCCGGCGCCGAGGCGCGGGCGCGGCTGCAGGCTGAGCGCGATACGCTCAGTCGGCAACTGGCGGAGACAGAGCAGGCGCTCGGGCGAGGGCAGGCGGCCCAAGACGGGCTGCGGGCGCAACTGGAAACGGCAGTACGGCGCGCCGAGCGGGCCGATGCGCAAGCCACCGCGACGCGCCGCCTGGCAACGACCAGGCGCCAGGTGCCAGCGACCAAGACCAAATTGAAGTTCAAGGCGGGGCCCGCTTGA
- a CDS encoding excinuclease ABC subunit UvrA: MTKPSRSSTVKHSVDHPESPTLAPRGFVQVRGAREHNLKNVDVDIPRDALVVFTGVSGSGKSSLAFGTLYAEAQRRYFESVAPYARRLIEQVGAPDVDAIEGLPPAVALQQQRGTPSARSSVGSVTTLSSLVRMMYSRTGSYPPKQPMLYAEDFSPNTVQGACPTCHGLGRVYSVTERSLVPDDSLTIRERAIAPWPPAWHGQNLRDILVTLGYDVDTPWRDLPKKDRDWILFTDEQPTVPVYAGFTPKETRAALRRKAEPSYQGTFTGARRYVLHTFANTQSALMKKRVSQFMIGGECPSCHGKRLKAEALSVTFAGMDIGELSQLPIARLAALLEPVSRGQWPSSSTSPDGAIFDRNSRRKATARRVAAGGQAHQGAPDVRRTPNLSDEKRVAAQRLAIELLERLKTLIDLGLGYLALDRATPTLSSGELQRLRLATQLSSQLFGVVYVLDEPSAGLHPADGDALLEALQRLKAAGNSLFVVEHDIGVMRRADWLVDVGPDAGEAGGRVIYSGPPAGLADVENSRTRRYLFAQGELEAQASEAATRPRRESRGWLRLEDVTRNNLHNLAADFPLGCLTTVTGISGSGKSSLVSQALTELVAEHLGRAADLAEDDEVDPLFATLPVTTDGRITAGMDKIKRLVRVDQKPIGRTPRSNLATYCGLFDAVRKLFAATPAARKHRYSAGRFSFNVAQGRCPTCEGEGFVMVELLFLPSVYAPCSTCQGSRYNPQTLEIRWRERNIAEVLAMTVDTACDFFVDEAQVMRSLTGLRDIGLGYLRLGQPATELSGGEAQRIKLATELQRAQRGDTLYILDEPTTGLHPADTDRLMVHLHGLIDAGNTVVLVEHDMRVAAQSDWILDIGPGAGESGGRIVVSGVPETVALAVDSRTASYLRAVIFR, translated from the coding sequence ATGACCAAGCCCTCACGGTCCTCGACTGTCAAGCATTCTGTTGATCACCCTGAGTCGCCCACGCTCGCGCCACGCGGCTTCGTCCAGGTTCGCGGCGCACGGGAGCACAACCTGAAGAATGTCGACGTCGACATTCCCCGCGATGCGTTGGTGGTGTTTACCGGCGTGTCCGGTTCCGGCAAGTCGTCGCTCGCATTCGGCACGCTGTACGCGGAAGCGCAGCGGCGTTACTTCGAGTCGGTCGCGCCCTACGCGCGGCGGCTGATCGAGCAGGTCGGTGCGCCCGACGTCGATGCGATCGAAGGCCTGCCGCCGGCGGTCGCCTTGCAGCAGCAGCGTGGCACGCCGAGCGCGCGTTCGTCAGTGGGCAGCGTGACGACGCTGTCGAGCCTCGTCCGGATGATGTACTCGCGAACCGGCAGCTACCCGCCGAAGCAGCCAATGCTGTATGCGGAGGACTTCTCGCCGAATACGGTACAGGGCGCCTGCCCGACCTGCCATGGGCTCGGCCGCGTATATAGCGTGACCGAACGCTCGCTGGTGCCCGACGACTCGCTCACGATTCGCGAGCGCGCGATCGCGCCATGGCCGCCCGCTTGGCACGGCCAGAATCTGCGCGACATACTCGTCACGCTCGGTTACGACGTCGACACGCCGTGGCGCGATCTGCCGAAGAAAGACCGCGACTGGATTCTGTTCACCGACGAACAGCCAACGGTGCCGGTCTATGCCGGCTTCACGCCGAAGGAGACGCGCGCCGCCCTCAGGCGCAAGGCAGAGCCCAGCTACCAGGGCACGTTCACCGGCGCGCGCCGGTACGTGTTACATACCTTCGCAAATACGCAGAGCGCGTTGATGAAGAAACGCGTGTCGCAGTTCATGATCGGCGGCGAATGTCCGTCGTGTCACGGTAAGCGTCTGAAGGCGGAAGCACTCTCGGTGACATTCGCCGGTATGGATATCGGCGAGCTGTCACAGCTCCCCATCGCTCGGCTCGCCGCGTTGCTCGAACCCGTCTCGCGCGGCCAGTGGCCGTCTTCCAGCACATCTCCCGACGGCGCGATTTTCGACAGGAACAGTCGGCGCAAGGCGACCGCCAGACGTGTCGCGGCCGGCGGACAGGCTCACCAGGGGGCGCCTGACGTGCGCCGTACGCCTAACCTGTCCGACGAGAAGCGTGTGGCAGCGCAGCGGCTCGCGATCGAACTGCTCGAACGTCTGAAAACCTTGATCGACCTCGGTCTCGGCTATCTTGCGCTGGACCGTGCGACGCCAACGCTGTCCTCCGGAGAACTGCAACGGCTGCGGCTCGCGACGCAGTTGTCGTCACAACTATTCGGCGTTGTTTACGTGCTCGACGAGCCGTCTGCCGGACTGCATCCCGCGGACGGCGATGCGTTGCTCGAAGCGTTGCAGCGCCTGAAGGCTGCGGGCAATTCCCTGTTCGTGGTCGAGCACGACATTGGCGTGATGCGGCGCGCCGACTGGCTCGTCGACGTGGGCCCGGATGCCGGCGAGGCGGGCGGACGTGTGATCTACAGCGGACCACCCGCCGGCCTTGCAGATGTCGAAAACTCGCGCACACGCCGCTACCTGTTTGCGCAAGGCGAGTTAGAGGCGCAGGCGAGCGAGGCTGCGACCCGTCCGCGCCGCGAGTCCCGCGGCTGGCTGCGGCTCGAAGACGTGACGCGCAACAATCTGCACAATCTTGCTGCGGATTTTCCACTGGGTTGCCTGACCACGGTAACGGGCATCTCGGGCTCCGGCAAGTCCAGCCTCGTGAGCCAGGCGCTGACGGAGCTTGTGGCGGAACATCTCGGGCGCGCAGCCGATCTTGCCGAAGACGACGAAGTCGACCCGCTCTTTGCCACCCTGCCCGTCACGACCGACGGGCGGATCACAGCCGGCATGGACAAGATCAAACGTCTCGTGCGCGTCGACCAGAAGCCGATTGGCCGTACGCCGCGCTCGAATCTCGCGACCTATTGCGGGTTGTTCGACGCTGTGCGCAAGCTGTTCGCCGCGACTCCCGCTGCACGCAAGCATCGCTACAGCGCCGGCCGGTTCTCGTTCAACGTCGCGCAGGGGCGATGTCCGACGTGCGAGGGCGAAGGCTTCGTGATGGTCGAGCTGCTGTTTTTGCCCAGCGTCTACGCGCCCTGCTCGACCTGTCAGGGCAGCCGCTACAACCCGCAGACGCTCGAGATTCGCTGGCGCGAGCGCAATATTGCCGAGGTGCTGGCGATGACCGTGGACACCGCATGCGACTTCTTCGTCGACGAGGCGCAGGTGATGCGCTCACTGACTGGGCTCCGTGATATCGGCCTCGGCTATCTACGGCTTGGTCAGCCGGCCACCGAGCTCTCCGGAGGCGAAGCGCAACGCATCAAACTTGCGACCGAGTTGCAGCGTGCGCAACGCGGGGATACGCTCTACATCCTCGACGAGCCGACGACCGGTCTGCATCCAGCCGACACCGATCGCCTGATGGTGCATCTGCATGGGCTCATCGATGCCGGCAATACTGTGGTGCTGGTCGAGCACGACATGCGTGTCGCGGCGCAAAGCGACTGGATCCTCGACATCGGCCCGGGTGCGGGAGAAAGCGGCGGGAGGATCGTTGTGAGTGGCGTGCCGGAGACGGTGGCGCTCGCCGTGGACAGTCGTACCGCGAGCTATCTGCGGGCCGTGATATTTCGTTGA
- a CDS encoding tetratricopeptide repeat protein, protein MELESGVVALGRLMEGDFDVDATRATEYLAGELVAGAITPQVVNGLAYQLLDSANPVGEAAARRLWETLSEGPSPFPEALANLAIACLNSAGGNCDAAYANRLFERILSIPSAPAQVRLTALSGLGDSLMLGRGAQVDRHRALALHEEAAGQGISSAAMNAAVTWDDYPGQSRDNLPPIDYEKAAHFYGLAAAGGIVHATARLALLHLHGRHSAADANHGFSLLRKAAKRGDAAARAALQEIAERMMSSAFP, encoded by the coding sequence ATGGAATTGGAATCGGGTGTTGTAGCGCTCGGGCGACTAATGGAAGGCGATTTCGACGTCGACGCCACACGTGCGACCGAATACCTTGCGGGGGAGTTAGTGGCCGGAGCCATCACACCCCAGGTTGTCAACGGGCTCGCCTACCAGCTCTTGGACTCCGCGAATCCAGTCGGGGAGGCGGCGGCACGCCGACTTTGGGAAACCCTTTCCGAGGGGCCTTCGCCATTTCCCGAAGCCCTCGCCAACCTGGCCATCGCCTGCCTGAATAGCGCCGGTGGGAATTGTGATGCCGCGTACGCCAATCGCCTTTTCGAGAGGATCCTATCCATTCCAAGCGCGCCCGCGCAAGTCCGTCTGACAGCACTGAGCGGTCTCGGGGACAGTCTAATGCTGGGACGCGGCGCCCAGGTGGATCGCCACCGCGCGCTGGCACTCCACGAGGAAGCCGCGGGCCAAGGGATCTCATCGGCCGCGATGAACGCCGCAGTAACTTGGGACGATTATCCCGGCCAGAGCCGGGATAATTTGCCACCGATCGACTATGAGAAGGCGGCCCATTTCTATGGCCTCGCGGCGGCCGGCGGGATTGTGCACGCGACGGCGCGATTGGCCCTACTGCATCTGCATGGGCGACACTCCGCCGCCGATGCCAATCACGGGTTTTCGCTCTTGCGAAAAGCAGCAAAGCGCGGCGATGCGGCGGCCCGGGCAGCGCTTCAGGAGATTGCGGAACGGATGATGTCATCAGCCTTCCCGTAG
- a CDS encoding phosphate-starvation-inducible PsiE family protein — protein MRNERGGLRKDLDAYRLQWRVLSFYERFEQIVAHILSAVVSVIIVVSLWQLIRAVAMLLMSGALNPLDHGTFQSVFGMVMTLLIAMEFKHSITRVMVRRDHIVQVKTVILIALLAIARKFIILDPATPPAHIAALAAALVALGIVYWLMRQRDDPVDAAMAEQGKSAPMKAAHQRGIERDGNDQDANA, from the coding sequence ATGAGGAATGAAAGAGGCGGCCTGCGCAAGGATCTCGATGCATATCGGCTGCAGTGGCGCGTTCTGAGCTTCTATGAGCGCTTCGAGCAGATCGTTGCCCACATCCTGAGCGCAGTGGTTTCAGTGATCATTGTCGTATCGCTTTGGCAACTGATACGCGCGGTCGCCATGTTGCTTATGTCGGGCGCACTGAACCCGCTGGATCATGGGACGTTTCAATCGGTGTTCGGCATGGTCATGACACTGCTGATCGCAATGGAATTCAAGCATTCAATCACCAGGGTTATGGTGCGGCGCGACCACATTGTCCAAGTCAAGACCGTCATCCTCATTGCCCTGTTGGCGATAGCGCGCAAATTCATCATTCTCGACCCGGCCACGCCGCCCGCGCATATCGCCGCTCTTGCGGCTGCATTGGTTGCGCTTGGCATCGTTTACTGGCTGATGCGCCAGCGCGACGACCCGGTTGATGCCGCGATGGCTGAACAAGGCAAATCTGCGCCCATGAAGGCGGCGCATCAACGAGGCATCGAACGGGACGGCAACGATCAGGATGCGAATGCCTGA
- a CDS encoding transposase gives MSLSNRVRLCLSEWINLLLLAVPIRSRGSFVELLCGCMVSPEGWVTRAISAIARRRHWTTYYKLLGRGSLRTVRLARQLFLLVLTVLPCDVLTLVIDDTLVPRSSEQAPGCAYRHDHSRKINRPQFIRAQCWVTLGVSALGNGGVNLVLLFDSWFMRARLVLPLLRRQMHVIGQARIDTALFLVPPPPTTPRRGRKRIYGERLNAEAIEALPAIELRMPLYGKDQQVRLRSAEARARFLKGALVRAVWCQFFDAKKQAWTKPRLLLASETDLSAQEIVQLYARRWGIEPLFHNLKRWFGVSNLWQQSRTVLELWMQIRSMAWTLNQLLSLVLVETFPMNAVAPWRMNQPVTAGLVTQWLRMEFTGLAFRDGLNRKSQKFQWPTPRNDTRPTS, from the coding sequence ATGTCTTTGTCCAACCGTGTACGACTGTGTCTGTCCGAATGGATCAACCTTCTGCTTCTGGCCGTGCCAATTCGCTCTCGCGGGAGCTTTGTCGAGCTGCTGTGCGGCTGTATGGTTTCGCCAGAAGGCTGGGTGACGCGCGCTATCAGCGCCATCGCGCGACGCAGGCACTGGACGACCTACTACAAGCTTCTCGGGCGCGGCAGCTTGCGCACCGTGCGTTTGGCCCGCCAATTGTTCTTGCTGGTGCTCACAGTGCTGCCATGCGATGTGCTGACACTGGTCATCGACGATACACTGGTGCCGCGCTCCTCGGAGCAGGCGCCCGGTTGCGCGTATCGCCACGACCACAGCCGCAAGATCAATCGGCCGCAATTCATACGGGCCCAGTGCTGGGTTACGCTGGGCGTGAGCGCGCTGGGCAACGGCGGGGTCAACCTGGTGCTGCTGTTCGATTCGTGGTTCATGCGCGCCCGCCTGGTATTGCCTTTGCTGCGCAGACAAATGCACGTGATTGGACAGGCGCGCATCGACACCGCGCTGTTTCTCGTGCCGCCACCGCCAACCACACCCAGACGTGGTCGCAAGCGCATCTATGGCGAGCGCCTGAACGCCGAGGCCATCGAAGCACTGCCCGCGATCGAACTGCGCATGCCGCTCTATGGCAAAGACCAGCAGGTTCGCCTGCGCTCTGCCGAGGCCCGCGCGCGCTTCCTCAAGGGCGCGTTGGTGCGTGCCGTCTGGTGCCAGTTCTTCGATGCGAAGAAACAGGCCTGGACCAAGCCCCGTCTGCTGCTCGCGAGCGAAACGGACTTGAGCGCCCAGGAGATCGTGCAGTTGTACGCGCGCCGCTGGGGCATAGAACCGCTGTTTCACAATCTCAAGCGCTGGTTCGGCGTGAGCAATCTCTGGCAGCAATCGCGCACCGTGCTGGAGTTGTGGATGCAAATTCGCTCGATGGCCTGGACTTTGAACCAACTGCTGAGTCTGGTGCTTGTCGAGACCTTCCCGATGAACGCGGTCGCACCATGGCGCATGAATCAGCCCGTCACGGCCGGTCTGGTCACGCAGTGGCTGCGCATGGAATTTACCGGACTTGCGTTTCGCGACGGCCTGAATCGCAAGTCCCAGAAATTCCAGTGGCCAACGCCACGCAACGACACGCGACCGACCTCGTAG
- a CDS encoding H-NS histone family protein produces the protein MMSIEIERAEAITWIRIQMAQHGLTLEHLQAAGCFAESPPPPTPGAVRYRNGQGWDGRGAMPDGCSGRSTPGDGGHFRVDS, from the coding sequence ATGATGTCGATCGAAATCGAGCGCGCCGAAGCGATTACCTGGATCCGCATCCAGATGGCCCAGCACGGCCTGACCCTGGAACATCTGCAGGCCGCCGGCTGCTTTGCCGAGTCGCCTCCGCCCCCAACGCCTGGGGCGGTGCGCTACCGCAACGGGCAGGGCTGGGACGGCCGCGGCGCCATGCCGGACGGCTGCAGCGGGCGGTCAACGCCGGGGGATGGGGGACATTTCCGCGTCGATTCGTAG
- a CDS encoding ATP-binding cassette domain-containing protein encodes MLSSGRPYIESAAWLGIAPSVCIALTLLSAAGAQILNGISFDIAPGEVLALVGESGSGKTMAGRAVMRPLPAQVHQTGGTIALAGSDIAILSERGMRGMRGLRGQVAGMVIQEPMVSINPAMTVGAQLREGLMLHEKLTAQAARERAVAMLRRVQIADPENCMASYPHAFSGGMRQRIMLASVMLLKPRLLIADEPTTALDALSQREVMQIMADFTRTSGTAVLLVTHDLQLVAHYADSVLVLGRGSQVESGPVEDVLRNPREAATRSVIDALPKRDDNRPPVPDAPPIIEARNVSVGYPGNHRLFSRTAAKLAVDQVSLAIRPGEVVAVVGGSGSGKTTLGSASLPTQQYENADICTSGYVSFGTKLNNFET; translated from the coding sequence ATGCTGTCTTCCGGCCGCCCCTATATCGAATCCGCTGCCTGGCTGGGCATTGCCCCGAGCGTATGCATAGCGCTGACGCTGCTCAGCGCGGCCGGCGCCCAGATCCTCAACGGCATCTCGTTCGACATCGCGCCGGGCGAAGTGCTGGCGCTGGTCGGCGAATCCGGCAGCGGCAAGACCATGGCCGGCCGCGCAGTGATGCGCCCCTTGCCGGCGCAGGTGCACCAGACCGGCGGCACCATCGCGCTTGCGGGCAGCGACATCGCTATCCTGTCGGAGCGCGGCATGCGCGGCATGCGCGGGTTGCGCGGTCAGGTGGCGGGCATGGTCATCCAGGAGCCCATGGTCTCGATCAACCCGGCGATGACGGTAGGCGCTCAACTGCGCGAAGGCTTGATGTTGCACGAGAAGCTGACGGCGCAGGCCGCGCGCGAGCGTGCCGTGGCCATGCTGCGGCGCGTTCAGATCGCGGACCCGGAAAACTGCATGGCGTCATACCCCCACGCGTTCTCGGGCGGCATGCGCCAACGCATCATGCTGGCCTCGGTGATGCTGCTCAAGCCCCGCCTGCTGATCGCCGACGAACCGACCACAGCGCTGGACGCGTTGAGCCAGCGGGAAGTCATGCAAATCATGGCCGACTTCACGCGCACCAGTGGCACCGCCGTGCTATTGGTGACGCATGATCTGCAACTGGTCGCCCACTACGCCGACTCGGTGCTGGTGCTAGGGCGCGGCAGCCAGGTCGAATCGGGCCCGGTCGAAGATGTGTTGCGCAACCCGCGCGAGGCGGCTACGCGCAGCGTGATCGACGCCCTGCCAAAGCGCGACGACAATCGCCCGCCCGTGCCGGATGCGCCGCCGATCATCGAGGCCCGCAATGTCTCGGTGGGCTATCCCGGCAACCACCGGCTGTTCTCGCGCACAGCGGCCAAGCTGGCGGTGGACCAGGTCTCATTGGCGATCCGGCCCGGCGAAGTGGTTGCGGTGGTGGGCGGCTCTGGCTCCGGCAAGACCACGCTGGGCAGCGCTTCCCTGCCAACGCAGCAATACGAAAATGCCGACATCTGCACTTCTGGTTATGTGTCGTTCGGGACAAAACTCAACAACTTTGAGACGTGA